A stretch of Besnoitia besnoiti strain Bb-Ger1 chromosome V, whole genome shotgun sequence DNA encodes these proteins:
- a CDS encoding hypothetical protein (encoded by transcript BESB_063450), which yields MPKVRKERTKFHDLAPHSRHLQAAEETEDFPVSLTPEAEARLEQLRRAVAAAQHDGENDASASPAPPPSEPQEAEKKKALNKVEATLEKSFVGLSRGQRRRLAKREAWLRKFDFVGYAREVKEQRQKEESAKRGREFIDFGSFRDQIESIAADRRRGAAGGAAGGATGDACGSERKGSAKISRKMFQRVAAQEIKQYDAILNFPAFQESPLGALKLHLQNTLNLQRQQQEAEEKRLAKEANPQAKAAQREKKPTRQPAAR from the coding sequence ATGCCGAAAGTCCGCAAGGAGAGAACGAAGTTCCACGACCTCGCCCCTCATTCGCGGCACCTCcaagccgcagaggagacagaggactTCCCCGTGTCTCTCACgccggaggccgaggcgcgcctggagcagctgcggcgagcggtcgcggctgcgcagcacgATGGCGAGAACGACGCTTCAGCGTCCCCTGCGCCCCCTCCAagcgagccgcaggaggcggagaagaagaaggcgctgaaCAAGGTTGAGGCGACCCTCGAGAAGTCCTTCGTGGGGCTGTCCagagggcagcgccggcggctggcgaagcgcgaggcctgGCTGCGCAAGTTCGACTTTGTCGGCTACGCGCGAGAGGTCAaggagcagcggcagaaggaggagagcgcgaagcgcgggAGGGAGTTCATTGACTTCGGCAGCTTCCGCGACCAGATCGAGAGCATCGCCGCcgaccgcaggcgcggcgcggcgggcggcgcggcgggcggcgcgactgGCGACGCGTGCGGTAGCGAGAGGAAGGGGTCGGCGAAGATATCGAGAAAGATGTTTCAgcgtgtcgccgcgcaggagatCAAGCAGTATGACGCCATTCTGAACTTCCCGGCCTTCCAGGAGAGCCCGCTGGGCGCGCTCAAGCTGCACCTCCAGAACACACTGAAtctgcagcgacagcagcaagaggcagaagagaaaagactTGCAAAGGAAGCGAACCCCCAGGCCAAAGCCGCGcaacgcgagaagaagccgaCCCGACAGCCAGCTGCCCGGTAG
- a CDS encoding hypothetical protein (encoded by transcript BESB_063440) yields the protein MGYSSHGCRTEVSSSAASQHPLRLRHALQTLCAATSPSSAESRVTGRGLSVRSPLASSARSSCLSSSKLATSSRSSPPASRAYSCPRVASFVFPSSSVEMPARAGARDLQCDEAPVFSQADPSRGGATPRPASCVESPQAAASMGRLSRLSSPQALRATARRGALRVVASACALLFVFLLSWAVSPSPPAPPASFPVWLPSVAPVSAAPARSQQLKIGPAQVLLPSPPPAPDARVATPLVSVRTLLIVEQNGASLSSSSSSPCFYWTAQHPDTIRLLRPDCAPSQLSSACLLPSSSSAALSSPQAAPALCLPRVLVEAAVPAPHRRGRSWIFASPTAQGGAGGRAAAASGVAPSAMRVQAVVAPIARLAFRTRDRRLAVGQLGDVGVLAFDEEGNIFTSLQGLVFLWRFEGEKGVLQAEPITGDAEAATPTRRWVEKTSEKAAGAGARARTADSAGGLVGAGSAGPFWRSDMLLVRGLKTGRATIIVRLAGEYYQHVGEARVSFVVHEPVLLLPSFQVLPPAAVFQYRLLRLREQAESQAGTGFPRALRGPSYVELPAPHWQFSATDLAVYDAQDRLPLERATDAASAASSLVSIDPSGLLRVVAPPAFPGEGEQATRFGLEGATLLRAVDMRTGEEQHAKVFVLQPSALRLFVDDIQALRQQDVWRQLVLAVRRQMGRSAGADSKRGPHSRTARAEETHASELLLLSKLAERAWAAPPAGDGRQPEDEQAEGAALGDDSLGVPPTELLMSLVKTGGEAEGHDDDVLYLVRGREYLCKVEMLAASLSQGFAPLSDAAGDPRVQRPRRPPRTARPQQPRASSEPRVSSGMPSGMRSSSSSRRRKTLSSTGVARAKRTRRTRAGSAETEGMEELSEVSGSAETPAAFRGRAAPSR from the coding sequence ATGGGGTATTCCAGCCACGGCTGCAGGACTGAAGTCTCGTCCTCGGCGGCATCCCAACatcctctccgcctccggcaTGCGTTGCAGACTTTGTGTGCTGCAACTTCGCCCTCCAGTGCAGAGTCTAGAGTGACAGGCCGCGGACTCTCAGTGCGCTCCCccctcgcctcgtctgctcGGTCTTCTTGTTTGTCGTCTTCAAAACTCGcgacctcctcgcgctcgtcgcctccagcCTCGCGTGCCTATTCTTGTCCGCGTGTCGCTTCGTTTGtctttccttcctcttctgtcgAGATGCCGGCACGAGCCGGTGCGCGCGACCTCCAgtgcgacgaggcgcctgtTTTCTCTCAGGCGGATCCCTCTCGGGGCGGGGCCACGCCCCGCCCTGCCTCCTGCGTGGagtctccgcaggcggctgcctctATGGGacgcctctctcgtctgtcCAGTCCTCAGGCTCTCCGCGCaactgcgcggcgcggcgcgcttcgcgttgtcgcgtctgcctgcgccttgctttttgtttttctcctGTCCTGGGCggtgtcgccctcgccgcccgcgccgccagcgtccTTCCCCGTCTGGCTCCCCAGCgtcgcgcctgtctccgccgctccggcgcgcagccagcaGCTGAAGATCGGCCCTGCGCAGGTTCtgttgccgtcgccgccgccggcgcccgacgcACGGGTTGCCACGCCGTTGGTGTCTGTGCGCACGCTGTTGATCGTTGAGCAGAacggcgcgtcgctttcgtcctcctcttcgtcgccgtgtTTCTACTGGACGGCGCAGCACCCCGACACGATTCGGCTGCTTCGCCCGgactgcgcgccttcgcagctctcgtcggcgtgtctcttgccctcctcttcctcagcggccctctcgtcgccgcaggccgcgccggcgctgtgtCTCCCGCGTGTGCttgtggaggcggcggtgccggcgccgcaccgccgcgggcgctcctggatcttcgcctcgccgacggcgcagggcggcgcgggcggacgcgcggccgcggcctcgggcgtcgcgccgagcgccaTGCGAGTCCAGGCGGTCGTCGCGCCgatcgcgcgcctcgccttccgcacgCGCGACCGCCGGCTGGCTGTGGGTCAGTTGGGCGACGTGGGCGTGTTAGCGTtcgacgaggaaggaaacATCTTCACCAGTCTGCAGGGGTTGGTCTTTTTGTGGCGCttcgagggcgagaagggTGTCCTGCAGGCGGAGCCCATcacgggcgacgccgaggccgcgacgcccacgcggcgctgggtagagaaaacgagcgagaaggctgccggcgcgggcgcccgcgcgcgcacagCCGACTCGGCGGGCGGCCTCGtgggcgcgggcagcgcagGCCCCTTCTGGCGCAGCGACATGCTCCTGGTTCGCGGGCTGAAGACTGGACGTGCGACAATCATCGTCAGGCTCGCGGGCGAGTACTACCAGCacgtcggcgaggcgcgcgtctccttcgtcgtccACGAGCCtgtgctgctgcttcctTCGTTCCAAGtcctgccgccggcggccgtcTTTCAGTACCGGCTGCTGCGACTCCGCGAACAAGCCGAGAGCCAGGCGGGCACCGGGTTTCCGCGGGCGCTTCGCGGACCCTCCTACGTGGAGCTCCCCGCGCCGCACTGGCAGTTCTCCGCGACCGACCTGGCGGTCTACGACGCACAGGATCGTCTGCCCCTGGAGCGCGCCACcgacgcggcctcggcggcctcgtcccTGGTCTCTATCGACCCCTCTGGGCTCCTGCGCGtggtcgcgccgccggcgttccctggagagggcgagcaggcgacgcgcttcgggctcgagggcgcgacactgctgcgcgccgtcgacATGCGGACGGGCGAAGAGCAGCACGCCAAAGTCTTTGTGCTGCAGCcttccgcgctgcgcctcttcgtgGATGACATCCAGGCCCTCAGGCAACAAGATGTGTGGAGACAGCTTGTTCTCGCCGTCCGCAGGCAGATGGGGCGAAGTGCGGGCGCCGACAGCAAGCGCGGGCCCCactcgcggacggcgcgcgccgaggagacgcacgccagcgagctgctgcttctctcgaAGCTCGCCGAGAGGGCCTgggctgcgcctcccgcaggcgacggccgccaaCCCGAGGACGAGCAggccgaaggcgctgcgctcgGCGACGACTCGCTCGGAGTTCCGCCCACGGAGCTGCTCATGAGCCTCGTGAagaccggcggcgaggcggagggacACGACGACGACGTCCTCTACCTCGTCAGGGGACGCGAGTACTTGTGCAAAGTCGAAATGCTCGCTGCGAGCTTGTCGCAGGGCTTCGCGCCCctcagcgacgccgccggcgaccccCGAGTccagcgaccgcgaagaccgccgaggacggcgcgtCCCCAGCAGCCGAGAGCGtcgagcgagccgcgcgtgtCTTCGGGGATGCCGAGCGGGatgcgcagctcctcgtcgtcaCGACGCCGAAAAACGCTGTCTTCCACTGGAGTtgcgcgagcgaagaggacgaggaggacgcgagctgggtcagcggagacagaggggatGGAGGAGCTGAGCGAGGTGTCGGGatcggcggagacgcctgcggccttcAGAGGAAGGGCAGCGCCCAGCAGGTAG
- a CDS encoding hypothetical protein (encoded by transcript BESB_063460) translates to MGGHGGLNILPQKRWHLYRHDNRLRVQRDEADFQAQATAQRQQREQRSMTDILTLLKRRKLEAAEHARAKEDDSEEPREPAAEEDASAAADRGATACKRGREAPRATAGLLESSGVAVSSSASAWSPYASREAAGGAGGPSAPSALESASILRATSRAAQASSAGFAACEAAAAGCVGSSRSLARAGAAAAFEDALAFEAATLPRDFEDVDGAGADAGEFASLGSGIGFFLSTHSAAEIVRVPAGALSVSSSRAAAAPDSADAAGVAPGLVSLPESRRVGIPSSAALASVQRSFLAAPRGPACASRSRREEAKAGLQHVNFFQAEEKEMQKLEAQRHKYLEQAGYTPDAKSDFDSLVRASLQEEPWYHRPPSSLDAAKEAKPLTAHEALVRARREQAAAVAAELLQNKSRRSRGLPEAEGAAASAADATSAGQRDRREAREGIPGAASPQAREREAGARARRKMTEKKWKKLEKRRKEKAREKGKRAKLKKARKRHRETGGAAVCLVISDEEGSVVSILASSDEDRQRSGDREKTETRGEPNARRRPAATREGLLEVSVDSSSSDASSSDDRETEGPRGRCPGGRGARRSSLSPSSDSSVSVVVESGCEERLWSAPQRRPEGDDGEGEAEGGPAQGDCCVPTEDTSRDPNISRAAARREGVSRSRAPRPRGDEARADSAAAAADEAPCVGTQKGYRADAGCTDRAEPRRRVIERESVELDELKGKSRTVGRDKKAARLHYIKELETKWIAEQIAREEERKRE, encoded by the coding sequence atgGGGGGTCACGGCGGACTCAACATTCTGCCGCAGAAGCGCTGGCACTTATACAGACACGACAACAGGctgcgcgtgcagcgcgacgaggcggacttccaggcgcaggcgaccgcgcagaggcagcagcgtgAGCAGCGCTCGATGACTGACATCTTGACACTGCTGAAGCGCCGCAAGCTCGAGGCCGCTGAACACGCcagggcgaaggaggacgacagcgaggagcCCCGCGAACctgcggcagaggaggacgccagcgccgccgcggaccgGGGAGCGACAGCCTGcaagcgaggccgcgaggcgccccgggcgaccgcgggcctgctggagtccagcggcgtcgccgttagctcttccgcctcggctTGGTCTCCTTACGCCTCCCGCgaagctgcaggaggcgcggggggccCTTCGGCGCCCAGCGCCCTCGAGTCGGCTTCGATCCTCAGGGCCACGTCGcgtgctgcgcaggcgtcttcCGCTGGGTTCGCGGCatgcgaggcagccgccgcaggatGTGTGGGCTCTTCGCGGAgcctggcgcgcgccggcgctgcggccgccttcgAGGACGCGCTTGCCTTCGAGGCGGCGACTCTGCCGAGGGACTTTGAGGACGTCgacggcgcgggggcggaTGCCGGCGAGTTCGCGTCGCTCGGAAGCGGCATCgggttttttctctccacgCATAGCGCGGCTGAGATCGTGCGGgtgcctgccggcgccttgtcggtctcctcgtcgcgcgcggctgcggcgcccgactctgcggacgcagcaggcgtcgccccaggcctcgtctctctgccgGAGTCGAGGCGCGTCGGCATCccgtcttcggcggcgctAGCCAGCGTGCAGCGGTCGTTTCTGGCTGCGCCACGAGGCCCAGCGTGTGCCTCCAGGAGCcgccgagaggaggcgaaggcggggctGCAGCACGTGAACTTTTTTCAGgcggaagagaaggagatgcagaagctggaggcgcagcggcacaAGTACCTCGAGCAGGCGGGATACACGCCcgacgcgaagagcgacTTCGACAGCCTCgttcgcgcctctctccaggAGGAGCCCTGGTACCACcgcccgccttcttcgctcgacgccgcgaaaGAAGCAAAGCCGCTCACGGCGCACGAGGCACtcgtgcgcgcgcggcgcgagcaggccgcggccgtcgccgcagagtTGCTTCAAAACaagtcgcgccgcagccgcggcctgcctgaggcggaaggagccgctgcctccgcagccgacgcgacGTCAGCTGGGCAGCGAGaccggcgcgaggcccgcgaggggatcccgggggcggcgagcccgcaggcgagagagcgggaggcgggggcgcgggcgaggcggaagatgACAGAGAAGAAGTGGAAGAAGctcgagaagagaagaaaggaaaaggCAAGGGAGAAGGGCAAGCGCGCgaagctgaagaaggcgcgcaaacgacacagagagactggcggcgcggcggtgtGTCTGGTCATAtccgacgaggaaggcagcgTCGTGTCGATTCTCGCGTCCTCAGATGAAGACCGGCAgcggagcggagacagagagaaaacggaaacgcgaggagagccgaatgcgcgccgacgcccggCGGCAACGCGAGAAGGCTTGCTGGAGGTCTCAGTCGACTCGTCAAGTTCGGATGCCTCGTCGAGCGACGaccgagagacagagggccCGCGGGGCAGGTGCcccggggggcggggcgccCGACggagctctctctcgccttcgtctgaCTCGTCGGTCTCCGTGGTTGTCGAGAGCGGTTGCGAGGAGAGGCTCtggagcgcgccgcagcgacggcctgagggagacgacggcgagggagaggccgaggggggcccggcgcagggcgactGCTGCGTTCCTACTGAGGACACCTCCAGGGACCCGAATATAAGccgagcagctgcgaggcgcgaaggcgtctcgaggtcgcgcgcgcctcgcccacgcggagacgaggcgagggcagactctgctgctgctgctgctgacgaGGCGCCCTGTGTCGGCACGCAGAAGGGCTATCGAGCTGATGCAGGCTGCACAGATCGCGCCgagccgaggcggcgagtGATAGAGCGGGAGAGCGTGGAGCTAGACGAGCTGAAGGGGAAATCGAGGACTGTCGGGCGCGACAAGAaagccgcgaggctgcaTTACATCAAAGAACTTGAGACGAAGTGGATCGCCGAGCAGATCgcgcgggaagaagagagaaagcgtGAGTGA